One region of Marivirga arenosa genomic DNA includes:
- a CDS encoding CcmD family protein produces MKKIKYIIAFALLIVSLNLNAQKTEIVEEDYANNKIEMADTMRSEGKIYVLVAIMLTIFAGFVIYTVSTERKIKKLEKSLKEKE; encoded by the coding sequence ATGAAGAAGATTAAATATATAATAGCCTTTGCTCTTTTGATAGTGAGCTTGAATTTAAACGCTCAAAAAACAGAAATTGTGGAGGAAGATTATGCAAATAATAAAATTGAGATGGCTGATACTATGAGGTCAGAAGGCAAAATATATGTTTTAGTAGCCATCATGCTTACCATATTTGCTGGTTTTGTTATTTACACGGTATCCACTGAAAGAAAAATTAAAAAATTAGAAAAATCTTTAAAAGAGAAAGAATAG
- a CDS encoding cytochrome c maturation protein CcmE domain-containing protein: MKKSYIFGIIVIAAAIMMIVSTAGDASSYVTFKDAHDMAVEGNDNKIHVVGQLKKNTAGEIVGLHPSDDKLSFTFLMVDENGMEQEVFYNEPMPADFKRSEQVVVIGGFQQGMFVADKILMKCPSKYQEETVI; this comes from the coding sequence ATGAAGAAGTCTTACATTTTTGGCATAATCGTAATAGCTGCAGCAATCATGATGATTGTATCTACTGCAGGAGACGCAAGTTCTTACGTTACTTTTAAAGATGCTCATGACATGGCCGTAGAAGGCAATGATAATAAAATTCATGTGGTGGGTCAATTAAAGAAAAACACAGCAGGAGAGATTGTTGGATTACACCCATCTGATGATAAATTATCCTTTACTTTTTTAATGGTTGATGAAAATGGAATGGAGCAGGAAGTTTTCTATAATGAACCTATGCCTGCCGACTTTAAAAGATCAGAACAAGTAGTGGTTATTGGTGGTTTTCAGCAAGGAATGTTCGTGGCAGACAAAATATTGATGAAGTGCCCATCTAAATATCAAGAAGAAACGGTTATATAA
- the ccsA gene encoding cytochrome c biogenesis protein CcsA has product MKKRWWKIIGVLLVLYTIIAGLLMEAPRLAILNETIRAMHFHVPMWFGMVIMLTASVVFSVRYLRTGNQKFDTYAIELVNTSILFAVLGLATGMIWANYTWGAPWSGDPKQNASAIGVLIYFAYILLRNSITDPQQKAKIGAVYNIFAYATLIPLLFILPRLTDSLHPGNGGNPGFNAYELDGRLRMVFYPAVIGWTLLGVWLTELRIRLTFLKSKIDEED; this is encoded by the coding sequence ATGGAAGCTCCACGCTTAGCAATACTTAATGAAACAATCAGAGCCATGCATTTCCATGTTCCGATGTGGTTTGGTATGGTGATTATGTTAACTGCATCAGTAGTTTTTTCTGTTCGATATTTAAGAACGGGTAATCAAAAGTTTGATACCTACGCTATTGAATTAGTAAATACGTCCATACTTTTTGCCGTACTAGGCCTAGCAACAGGTATGATCTGGGCTAATTACACTTGGGGTGCTCCATGGAGTGGTGATCCGAAACAAAATGCTTCAGCTATTGGGGTATTAATCTATTTCGCTTACATCCTATTACGAAATTCAATTACCGACCCACAACAAAAAGCTAAAATTGGAGCAGTATATAATATCTTCGCTTATGCGACCTTAATCCCATTATTATTCATACTTCCTCGATTAACAGATTCTTTGCACCCAGGAAATGGAGGAAACCCTGGCTTTAATGCTTATGAATTAGATGGTAGACTTAGAATGGTATTCTATCCTGCTGTAATTGGATGGACATTACTTGGTGTTTGGCTAACAGAACTTAGAATAAGATTGACATTTTTAAAATCTAAGATAGATGAAGAAGATTAA